The Hydra vulgaris chromosome 14, alternate assembly HydraT2T_AEP genome includes the window gtgcaaaaatgaaTAGTTTTTGCACCTTGACTTGCTCTTGCAGCAAACAAGGagctgctcttgcagccaacctacAACCATTATAACATTATCgaaatgttgcttctctttctattttttataaatactacaatggacactgctctaaagagctaatGTCacttgtgctatctactaaaattcaatcttgtattactcatcattcaataaaGTCTAATTGTTTTACtatgactgttcctaagtgctcccaAAAtacttatttgtctagtttttttccttaaactttttttttcacttgcttcatcttgttttcctgattcatataattctcaatctattaatttttgtgttattCGTTATATTGctctataaatttcatcttttctgtaacagtagttgcttgcagccttgttggaaataaagaaagttaaaaaaaacaaaacatttctaATGTTAGCCCAACGTATTGTATTACCTGGGATGTCATgcattttacactttttttttgtaaaaaaattctttttttagtaataaaataattagcaatACAATAAACTAagtaaatgatataaaatttccAAAGAAGTAAACTAAAATTAGATTCATCTATAGCCTGcagtaatttatgttttaaaaactattttatctagTTCAAAAACATATAACAGTATATTGAACATCAAACAAATAAGATAATAAAGGCTATTACTAAccaatctgtaaaaaaaataattaaatatttatgctAAGTAATGcaaatgaagaaataaaaactttactataCTTAGGTCACAAACAATTcataactattaacaataacaaaactATTAACGATAACAAATCATTTAGTTAAagcataaaaagtaaataagtttctcACTAGTCAACCATCACAATTGAAACTTGTTAAATTAATTAGCCTCTTTCCTTTAAGCAGAATCTTTTTCACAATTAATgagtgaatttttaattttacatgcaAGCGATCCAAAAAACATTATGCAGAATAATTTTTGGATAATTGGCATGTTTTTATACTACAATAAAACACATAATGCAAAACTGCCTTCAAAAAATCTCTTAGGCATCAACCAAGAAGAATCCACCcagttattaattaaatcatatcCTTGAAGTGttctataaagtaaaaacaaccACAATGCAAAATAAGAAAgtagtcaaaaataaaataaccttACACTACCTCCTGTAAaatgaattataaataatttggaCACAAAAATATTGCTGAAATTGAACacgtaggaaaaaaaaagacactGCGCAGCTTTCTGTTTAAGgaataaatcaaatcaaaacaacatcaaaaaaaaatagtagcCAAACAAAATACGTAAAAGGTACAGCAACATATTTTAAGTGTAGCAACATTGATCAAGATAACACCATACATAATGGTCACAATATAAGTCTCTATATTATAGAGACTTATATTGTGATTTTTGActtaaagattatttataaCCTATAAGTCTTTAGTAAAATGAATAATAGCTCAAAGCCTGTGTCAAAAATGACTTGTATATGTTGTATTTATAAAGCCTGGTTTTTGACTTAAAGTGTATGtctaataacaatattattttcaacacaaatatcaaaaattcaCTTTATCTTGCAGATAATTCACCAGTAAATATAACTGGCCGATATGAAGGCACATAAAAGAgaactaaattttttgtgtGGAGACAACTAAAAACTTCACCTCTTATCATTGGTATCTCAACTTTTACACTTTGTTTTGGAGCAAATTCTAGAAATTCGAGAAATTCTAAACAATTCAATTTCGCCTTACTCTATCTTCTATAAAGTATCAACTTCATGAACTTATTTCTGAAATTAACTCACTTCAATTTACACCTTTAAGATGacacaatttaaagaaaacaatccaGTCTATTAATAATTATTCCTCTCCTAAAtgatgctaaaatttaaattagtcaaAGCTCCATGGAGAGTTCGATGCTTTTAATTGATTTCTCTAATTCTATAAAAGTACCTAGTCTTCTGTCCACTTATTCTCGTCTAGAATATGACCTTTGAAAATTagcaattttaatataaatagtcAATTGCgttttcctttttaaatattaactcatttatataaaaataatgttatttatataaaaataatgttatttaattttttttctcgcCTAACCCATCCCATTCGCTTTTAACTTATTCGCTTTCAAATTTTTCGCTCTTAAAAGTTTCGCTTTAAAGACACCGAACCATTCACACAAGGGTACATTTAACGGAACATTCCGTGCAACATGGAACATGAACACGAAACAATTAAGGAACTTTTGTACCGTCCCGCTAACCCAGAACAAATAAATGTCCcggaacatttatttatttttgtacaaaaaatggttcctattttcaactatttttaaaataagcgtaTGACACTAAAAATGGATTGCAAGATGCAAATTTGTTGTGAAAGGCTcaagctattattttttttaaagttgttgtcATCTTAATCAGAGGTTTTAGTCCTTGATCTCTGCATTATCCTTGGTCTTGGTTATACAGTAGAGAAAATAGAATTAGCCTCACCATGTACTGATCCAATATCTTGTAAATCTGTAAGCAAGTTTGTGCGGTGCATCTTTTGCATCCACGcacataaaattattgttacaaacaacaactttttagattataatataGCATAATTAAATTGCGGTACATttgataaaaccataaaatgtaTAATCCTTTATATTTGTGGTAGCAAATAGAATTAGCCTCATCAATAATTATGTTCAGTttacttacatatttttatttggtgaTACGCATTTGCAacttagtttattattattatttgtaagttAAACAAAGACTGTGAAATCAGTGCTCaaatagtttttaacatttGGTTTTTGATCCCTTAATTTGAAATGGGACGTAGTAAGCGTTTAACAAATGAAGAACTAGCAGTAATCAAAGCATACAAAGATTCAGGTTTATCTAATAGGGAAATTGCAAAGAAAGTTTAAAGATCTCCAAAAGTGGTTAATAATTACTTCAAGATTGGCGTTAGTTATGGAACTTATAAGGGAAGTGGTGGCAAGCGTAAAATTGATAATCGTACTAAACGAGTTATTGTACGTCGTGCTTCTGCTGAGCACATGACTGCATCTCAATTTCGCGCTAATTTACAATTATCTGTATCTGTTCAACGTGTGAGATAAATCTTACTTGAAGATCCAAACACAGTTTGAAAAAAACGTAAACCAAAACCAAAACTTACTGCTCGTCATAAAAAAGTTAGATTACAATTTGCAAAAGAACACATGTCTTTGAAGGAAAAGTGGCATCAAGTTCCCTTTAGTGATGAAAAAGAGTTCAATCTAGATGGTCCTAATGGCTATCAACATTACTGGCACGATCTTCGAAAAGAGAAAGGAACTCGGATGAGTTGTAACTTTGGTGGTGGAACTGTTATGGCTTTGGGGACTTTTTCCTTTATTGGAAAACTTCCACTGGCAtgaatttcaacaaaaatgaattcACATGACTACATTGacttattagaaataaaattgcttGAACATGGTAAGGAATTAATGGGTgaaaatttcacttttcaacAAGATAATGATGCTATCCATAACTCAAAGCTTACAAAAGCTtggtttattgaaaaaagtagtCACGTAATGGAATGGCTCGCATCTAGTCCAGATCTTGACTCAATTGAAAATCTATGGGAATATTTTCTAGAAAGGTTTATGAAAATGGTAAGCAATTTGAATCCACCTTGGAGCTGAAAACTCGTCATATCAGAGAAGcttgaaataaaatatctatagaAATTATCCAAAATTTGTGACTAGTATGTCAAGTCACATATTTATAGTCATTAAAAATTCAGGAAGCAACACTATATATTAAATGAGCgtgcaaacaaaatattttctgtatttttttgtatataacataaatgaggctaattctattttctccacaaattgaatacttttaatttcttttttccatttataattaattaaacatatcaatttataatttttttagttatagtagaagataataagaaataaagttgACTTAATAATTGTTTCACTgccatttttgttaaattagaaCGAAAAATAAAGGTGAGGCTAATTCTATTTTCTCCGCTGTATATCAAGAGAAGAGTATCGATACTATTGACCTTGCATCATTCTTGCATCATTCTTGCATCATTCTGTCTTAACTTTTGTACATATTCTATATTTAATGTATgataccttattttttattaaacatccagacatattttttcatcacttttttaattcttaaaagtaaCTTACACTACAGCCTAGGTACACCACTGGTGGTGTACTTTTGAAGTATGTATGTTGTACCTTGGAGGTATTATTATGTAAATAGATTAAGTACTCAACATGCTAGAAATTTGATATAATGTTTACTTATAGGATAGTTAGACTATATCTCAAATGAGGCTGATGTAAATCAGCCTCATTTGAGATCTAACTAGTtagatttatataaactatatattaatttatatttatgttgaaTTTATGTACGgttataaatttatactaatttatacataaaagtattaaaaacttacaaaagaaataaagttgaTTAAAAATAGAGTAATAACAAATAACTACATTAAAGTTTAGCAATATAAGTCTTTCACTTTAATTTAGCATTTGTCTACTCTACATACAGGTAATCAAAGTTAATGCCAAAATGATAGTTTTTCCAGCGATCTTGTTGAACCTCCTGTAATAGAGGGATGTGGCAACTGAAAGACCATGTCTGATTTGTCCAACTCATACACAGTTTCATATTCTCTTTGATAGTTTGAgaaagttattaaagaaaagaTAATAATTTGAGAAGAAATAATTgcaatttaacaaagaaatacACACATATTATACTAAAGAAAttcttaataaacaaaaaaaaatcattataaactataataacatattacttaaaaaaaatactttcataacaaaaattattcataatacTATTTACAAAATCATGCAAGTGTATGCCTTGGTAGTACCACCAAGGTACACAACATTAGCTACCTCCAAGGTGCACCGCTACCATAGTTTTACTAAGTTGCTACCATATGTTTATAGGGTAGGAGTTGAgcagtttaaaaaaagcataaatgtaGCTAAAAACatgctttacaaattttaataatcagttttaaaataaagttgataCGTTCACAGTTgtagagaaaaaaagaatatgctctaaaaaagttactttttggTACTGgaaacaaactttaatttttattgaaacaacaAATGTGTTAAGCGAAGGTAAAACAACTTATTATGAGCTTTTAATAGTCAATACATGCAACTAAAATTTCCGTTTGAATTCATTGCTTAAGATCACAGCACAATTAACGTGCCTCCAAAGTACACACACCTCCAAGGTACACCACTCTTCCCTAATATCTAATTgcaatttagtttgttaaaaatggttataAAGGGCCAAAACGTTAGGAGTACAAGGGGGGTTTACACCCCTTCTaggtttttgcaaaaaaaaatttttttttaacaaattatgttttttgcaattctttattagttttaggttttttttagaGCAGCATATACACACAATTGCATAGTTATATACCACAATAACTCAAATTTAGGAAATctatcttatttttgttttatttatctctTTATCTTCACATGCTTATATatgataagataataaaaaatcaaaaaatctagATTATTTATTGGTGTAAACTAAGTGTTCTTAGAACACTTAGTTTGACAAAAAGTGGTAACGATAAGATTTCTTGATTACAATTCCAAAGATCATTAATTGTTTTAGTGAGCACATCACATTTTTcaacagtattttaaagtaaGCCTTGTTTTACTTTTCCGTTAGTGCTTATTGTAAATCACTCTACTTTGCATGCTTGTAAGTTTATACGTatctcttttattcattttaaaacattcaaaacacatttgaaatctttttaaaccAAAATGTTATCTGTTTCTAAGTTTGTTGTTATGCAGTAAAAACTGCAATAACGATAAACTTGGAAATGCAATAAAAGCCCTAGCAATTAAACTCCTGACTCTTTTTGTTACagacttaaaaacaataaagtattCTATTAATCATGAAGTATTTAAACTAAATGGTTTAAACCACTATTAagtaatttaatacaaaataagaatttttcaaaagatcatactacataatttttttgtgttattaaacttttaagtttataattcatttttgaCAAATCAGAACAATATTTCgggaaaaattatttaataaaaaaaaacatccttTTTAGAAACTAATGATGTTGTGGTATAAGATAATATTATTGTCATGATGCGTTCATAATATCATAGCAAAACctctaaattttatataaaaaatgtttttagttaaaaatataatttattttaaataattttttacattgaaTGCAAATCGGAACAGTATTTTAGAACAGATGGATGGTTAGTGAAATATTGTACATGCTTATACATGAATCTCTATTTATATATGTTCTTTATGTTACCATATTACTATTATCAAATGAATTTTTACTTGGAACATGGAAAGCGTTTTGGCCGTACTTCTATCAAGAAGTTGAACATTAATCGATGAGGAATCAAGCACCCACCcgttttcatatttaaatttagctttCTTTAAGTTAAATCAACAAGGgggtttaattgaaaaaaaagtttgggtTAAGTAGCAAAGTTCGCAATggtttaatgatatttttaatcaaattgagGAATGTGaatttaaagaacattttttagtaaatcgCAACACATTTAATTTCCTAGTTAATGAATTGCATCCACATTTAAGCAAAACTACCACAACTATGCGAGAACCAATTTCAGTAGTAAAACGTGTTGCAGTTGCATTACATTAACTAGCTTCATGTGAAGAGTATCGTGTTGTGTCTAGCCTTTTTGGCATAGGAAAGTCAACAGCAAACTTAATTGTTCATGAGTTTGTTAATGCTGTTAATGACGTTTTGCTCcctaaatatgttaaatttccATTGTcacaagaaaatttaaataaatgtagtAGGGATTTCGAAACTATTCTTGGTTTTCCAGAATGCGTTGGAACGGTTGATGGATGCCATATCCCTATTTCAGCCCCTAAAAATCAAGCAATTTCtgattataattataaagagtGGTATTTCATTATACTTTTTGCCGTTGTAGACTGTAGATACCGTATCATTTATACAAGTGTGGGATCGCCTGGTAGAAATATTGACCGCTATATTTTGCAGAATTCttctttgaaaagaattttagaatcaaacttttttgataaatgttataAAGAGCTGAGCGGTTTTCCTGTTCTACTATGTTTGACAGGTGATTCAGCATTTCCTTTAACgcgccattttttaaaactttatcctAAAAATTTGGAGCTTagtgaattt containing:
- the LOC136091141 gene encoding uncharacterized protein LOC136091141; translation: MNSHDYIDLLEIKLLEHGKELMGENFTFQQDNDAIHNSKLTKAWFIEKSSHVMEWLASSPDLDSIENLWEYFLERFMKMHLSTLHTASCEEYRVVSSLFGIGKSTANLIVHEFVNAVNDVLLPKYVKFPLSQENLNKCSRDFETILGFPECVGTVDGCHIPISAPKNQAISDYNYKEWYFIILFAVVDCRYRIIYTSVGSPGRNIDRYILQNSSLKRILESNFFDKCYKELSGFPVLLCLTGDSAFPLTRHFLKLYPKNLELSEFQKNYNKIFCGARRVVENAFGPVKARFRVICKRMECNINFATRIVNACVTLHNICSYYDDIIIIEWLTHHNDDSVAQPNTVSTAGNNGPGKNVRDLISKYLYERAK